A segment of the uncultured Desulfobulbus sp. genome:
AGAGGATAGATCACCAGACACTGTTGCTTTTGGTGTCCGTCCCTTGACCAGAGCTCCTTTGACCCTTTCAGCATACCTTCGCCCCTTGGACTCATTGGGAGAGTGATATGCCCCAACCGCCTCCCACGTCTGGCCGTGGCGATCGATTTCCTGCTTCAGGATCCATGACCCCAAATATATATTTGCCAACGGATCAAAGGCGGCCTCTAAAGGGATCCCGTACTTCTTGAGCCAGAAATTATTCACCTGCATTATTCCGGAATCAAAGGAGTGGCCTTCAGCTTCCGCATGCTTCGCCATGGCCACAGCCTTCTCTTTGGAGGCAAGCCTATACCCTTTCCCTTCTATATTGAGCGACCAGGGATTAGAACCGCTTTCAACATTGGCAATGGCCTCTGTCCAAGCAACCGGAACGCCCCAGAACTGGGCCGCCTCCTCAAACATGGAATCCATGGACAAAACCTGCTCAGCATGAGCAGGTTTTGCAATCACTGCCCCCAGGAGAAGAAGCACCAAGACCTTTAGCTTCACCGTTCAACCTCAACGACTTGGGCGTTCACCTGCTTGGCCACTGCGTCAAGCCCTCGGGACTTATGCAGGTCGTTAAAGTCGGTGTATCGCCTCAAGATCTCTTCACTATTGAACTTAGGCACAGCCACAGTCGCACCTATTGCCGCCGCAGCCTCCTTCGCCTTTTTCAGCCCGACATTGCCAATGGTGGTACCATTGATTTGCTCAACCAGGTGGTGATCGTTATCCGCACATATTGTGATCTCAGCATCGGGAAACTGCTCGCGCAATATCTCTGCGACTGGCTGGAGGTTATGGGCCGTGAAAGCTGCAACAACTGTCTGGCCGGTGGCCATGTGGATGCTCGCTGCCGTAGCGTATCCCTCAGCAAGCAGGATCTCCCCATTGTCCAAGTGCTCCGAGGAAGGGATCACCAAGGCGGCGCCATGTTGAGGGCAGCCAGATTCAAACCTCTTTGCGCCATTGGGTTCGATCCATTGCAATGTTTGAATGTGACCGGTACGAAGATCGAAGCCGGGAATGAGTAAATTGCCTCGGTTATCCTGTTTGAGACCATACCCCTCAACCCTTTTGTCACTGAGGTATATGTGCTCCTTCGCCGGCTCTGCGTTCATCCATTTTGCGTAGGCCTTCTTCTTGGCCTTGGCACGCTGCTCTTGGATCTGCTGCTCGCGCTCGGCTTTTCGAACCTGGGCTTCGGCCTGCAACGCTTCTTTTTCTGGTTCAGTCAGCCTGTGGCCCGTGGCAACCCATTTGACATGTTCTCCGGTCTTGTAATTTTGTCCCCAACCATTTGGTCTCCCGTCTTCGTAGCCACAATAGGCCCCATCCTTGGCCCCGGGCTTGCCCGATTCAACTGGAACGCGATGAATGCTTCCATCAAGAATCGGCTCCTCGACTATCAAACCGGCCTCTCGAAGCATTTGAGAAAATTCCTGGGTCGGCGGCATATTTGGGATGGAATTAACGGTTTCTCTCTCAGGTAACCAGGCCGACAATGGAACAAGATCCGTGCCTTGAGATGCAAACCACCGCTTCACCTCACTGTCCCATTTTGCTCCTGCCTTTTTAGCCTTGTTTTTTTCTTTATAGGGGACATTCAAATAGGTTTTTGATTCGGCCACAAGACTGGCTTCTTGCGCTGCTGTGTCTTGGGCGAGGAGTTTATCCGAGCGATCATAGCCACCCATGAAACTCTCTTTCATCTCCTTGGGAGGCGGATATTCCAGCCCATCGAACTTGAGTATGAATTTTGTTTGATCAGCGAAGTCGTGATCCTGGCTCGCCAAGACATAAATATTTTTATCGTCTTGATACTCGCAGTGTAATGGCCCCTGCCGATGGGTGGCACACATGACCCGATAGGCAGATCCGGCTTCCTGCGCGCTTTCGTATTCCTGATACACCTCTGGAGATGATCCGCTGATGATAAATACCCCTGCCTCCTTTTCCGTTTGCTGCACGTCCATTTCATGTTCTAAATTCATCAGATACTCCTTGATTTTCTCCGCATCGCGGCAAGCCCGCATAATTTCCTGCGGATCCTTTTTCAAAACGCTCACCCAATTCTCGACATAGGAAACGTGCTGATTTGGCTGATGAGGCAGGCCAAGTTCCTGACTGAGCATCCAGGAGGCAATCTCGGCACGTAGCTCCTCCTTGGCGTACACTTCAGATCCAAACGGCCCAAACTCTCGATCCATTCGGCTTTGGTGCCCGGTCCAATGCCCCAGCTCATGCAATGCCGTGCTGTAGTAGTCGCCAGCCTCGGGAAAGTTCTCCTTTGGCGGCAAATGAATGTCATCGGTGGACATTCTATAAAAGGCGCGGTCAGCCTGATCATGACTGATCGTGGCTCCCGATCCGGTCAATATCTCCTCTCCTTTCTGAAGAGGATCCCAGGTAAGCTCCGGTTCTTCATAAGGGGGAATATCCTGACCATCGAGCGTCTGCAGCTGACTTGCATGGAACACCGAAAATACGTGCAGGCGCGGGCGTTCCAACTGAACGGTTTCCTTTTTCTCTTCACCGTTTTCATCCATAACGGGGTGTCCGGATTCATCGAGAATGGTTTGCCGATCCGTCCACTGCCAGAACACAACCTGCTGGGCTTTGGAGCCCTTCTTGACCCGCCATTCCTGCTCATTGGCCTGTTTAAAAGTCAGCCACCGGGGATCGGCAAAGCCATGGCGAGCCAACATAATGGTGTTTACCCCTCTATATGTAGTTTCAGAGATCGGGTTCATGGGCCGATGGAACTCTCCCGCTTTCCAGGGTTTCTGCCAGGGGGCCGTCCCCTTTTGCAGCTCCTCGATAATGCTTTCGGTGAAGGTTTCCGCGACGCTTTTCCGCTCAGATTTCTTCATCAGCTCCCCCTTCAATTACATCGCCCAAATCCTCCTCGCTGAAAAATGCGCCCATATAGTCGGCGACATCCGGATCCACCGGAACCCCCAGCCCGGGGTTCTCCAAGGCCTGTTGTTCAACTTTTCGTGCTGCTGCTTTCAGATATTCCATGAGCTTTTTCCTCAAAAGGTGATGACCGGTTCAACCGGCCTCAAAGAAACGATCGGCACCAGTCCGAAGTATCGGCTGTCAAAACTGCCGTCGTGGTGTTGCGAAAGAAGGAACGCTTTTCCAGCGGGAATGACTCCAGGGAGGAGATGAGAGGACGGTATGGCACGTCCTTGATTGTCCCGACCGAGAATTTTTGTGTGCGCTAGAACGTGGTTATTGACCATGATCATGTCGCCACGCTGTTGAACGCTGTCCCCGGGCAGTCCGTTGATTACTTTAAGGAGCGGCTTGAGCCCGGAAGGACAGGATCCGGCCGTCAGATACCCTCGCTCTCGCGCCAATTGAACGAACTCGGGATCATCAAGGCAAAACGCGACAATTTGCCCTCGATGCAGTGGCCCGCCTGTGAGTCGGTACAGGCCTATGGGAAGAGAAGGTGTCAGGTTGACTCGAAAACCAAGCTGCCAACAAACAAACCCAAAAATCGAAACGCACAGGCTAATCGCACAGATACTTTTCATAGTCGGCTTCCGTAATGACGGGCCTCGTCGGCTTCTCTGGTTGCTCCTGCACAGCCCCCTCGTACAGGTTGTCGGACCTCACTGGGGGAAGAATTCGAGCACGGCTAGAAAATACCGGATCAAGGAAATACAGGATCTGCTGGCCGTAGATGGGGGATTGCCCTGCGGTGAAGATCAACATGTCCCCAGGTGCGGTGACCTTGCCGGAGGCATCTTTTTCCGCCCCGGGTAGGCGAAGACATTCATCCGGAGTGAGCAATGGCCTGGAGGTTTCGTTGATACTGATCGAGCGTGATCGACCGCCTTTGCCCCGACTAATCGACACCTTCTTAGTCACCACCGTGGTCGTACCGGTCAATTTGGAGAGGTATTCAGCGGTTTCAGGCAGGTTGGGCGCATAGGCAATGCGCACATGGCAGTTGGCCATCAATGCATTATCGGCGCCGTAGGTGTTATTGAGTTGTTTGGTATCCTGGACAATGAAGTATCCCTTGATGCCGTACCCGGCCATAAAGGCAATGGCCCGTTCAAATATCGGCAGCTTGCCCAGTGCTGTAAATTCGTCGAGCATTAACAATAATCGGTGGTGATAGGCAGCCTGGCTGGCGCCATCGGCAAAGGTCATTTTCTCGGTCAAGCGGCCGAGTAACTGGGTCATGAAAATACGCAGCAAGGGACGGAGCCTGTCGATATCCGCCGGAGCCACCACCAGATACAGATTGACCGCTGCCTGGTGATTCATCAGATCCAGGATGCGAAAATCACAACGGGAGATATTGCGGGCAACAACAGGATCGCGATAGAGCGCCAGATTGGCGGTGGCCGTGGAGACGACACCGGCCATTTCCTTGTCCGCCTTGGCAAGCATACCGCTGGCGGCAGAGGCACAAAAAGTATGGGCCGCCCTGCCCTGCTCTTCGTCTAGGTTGGGAAACATTTGTGCCAGCATCGCTGCATGATCCGTCGCGATAATCTCTTCGAACAAATCCTTGGGTCCACCTTCCCGATTCGGATCTTCAAGCATCAGGGAAACATCGTACAAACTGGCCTGCCGGTTCCCCTGTAGCCTGGTGATGATGAGACAGTGCAGCAAAACCCCACCGAAAAAGCCACAGGCCGCTTTGTCCCAGTAGTCGGGCAGCCCCTTGCCGTCGGGATCTAGCACCATGTTGGCCACCTGCTGCACATCGGCAATGGCCCGATCCCCCTCCAAACGAATCTCTTCAAGGGGATTGAAGCAGGCCGTTGCCCCTGTCGGGTCTGCCGGCTCGAAACGGAGAACCCTGTTTCCCTGGCTCTTGAGATAACCGGAGGTCAGGGCGTGGTTTTCCCCCTTGATGTCGAACACCACGCTGGATTGTTGCCAAGCCAGCAAGGTCGGCAGGATCAAGCCAACGCCCTTTCCCGAACGTGTGGGGGCGAAGCAAAGCAGGTGTTCTGGCCCGTTATGGCGCAGGTAGAACTGTGTTTTGCTGGCACAATCGAACCAGCCACCGATATACACGCCCTGCCCGGAAAGATATCCCATTGCGCGAATCTCCTTACCGGTGGCCCAGCGTGCGGTACCATGCAGATCTTTCCGCCCCTTGGGAGCCTGGTTAATTGCCAGATACAACATGGCGCTTAACAGCAGCGGCCCCATAAAGAGTAGCATGGACTGATCGGCCAAGGGTTGTACCTCTGCGGAAGAGAAGATCGCTTTCGGCCAGGCCAGCACCGTCCAGGGCCGGTACCAAAGGCGTCCAAAGGTAACAAAAGTTTCTCCGAGCAAGGGATGGTATCCATACAGATTGCCAATTCGGTGCAGGGTCCACATCAGCACAGCCAGCCCCCAGAGGAGGATAAGGAGCACAATCAACCATCTCCACAACCCACTTTTGGTCCTACGGTTAATATGGCCATACTGCTGTTCAGCCATTGTTTAACCGTGTGTACGGCTCTTGAAAGACGACGTCCTTGGTAACAATGACGTTGAACTGATAGCCCGGTCTGATCTCCAATGTTGGCTTGATGTTGAGATTTTTCTGCAACAGGCTCAAGGTTGCCTGTCCCATTTGCGCGGCCAGGGCAGCGGCCATGGCATCTTGCACCGAGGTGCCGTCACTGTTGTCGCTGGAGTTGGAGACGTTATCCATGGCGTAGCTGGTCCCGCCGGTGATCAAACTCATGAGCAAGGAAGAACCGAAGATACGCAGGTAGTGGTTATTGACCTGGTCTTCGTAACCGGCATAACCGGAGATATCGGTGCCGGGCATTGCTCCCAGGGTCACGGCAGAGCCGTCGGGAAAATTGAGCCGATTCCAGGCGACAAGCACCCGGCTCTGGCCATAGACAACACGCGAATCATAGACCCCGTAAAGCTTGGAGCCCTGTGGAATGAGAAGGTAGTGACCGGTGGCAGTGTCATAGACATTCTGAGAGACCTGCGCGATCAGACTGCCCGGCAGGTCTGAGTTGATACCGCTGATCATGATGCCGGGAATAACGGTCCCGGTCTTGATCTCAAAGGGGTTACCAGGTTCGCGGGTATAAGGTGACCGCCACTCATCCTGACCAGCCCGACTGAAAAACTGTTCTTTATCGCGATCAGCCGTATTGAAATCCTGTACCGGGCTTTGCTCCGGAAACAATCCCGCCTGCTGAACCATTGCCGTTTGACTTATCCCGCGCTGTGCTGGTGTTGTTGTGGTCTCTTGTTCTTCCCTTGCGTTCTCGATGCGCTTTGCGATCAGGGGTGACTTCAGGGCTTCCTGAACGGCCTGTTCCTTGGCCCGTTTTCTTTCCCGTTCCAACTTGAGCGCGTCCTCGTTCTCTTTGTTCGGATCCGTTCGGACTACAACCAGAGGTTCCTTTCGTTTCGTTGCTTCAGCCTCCGGTGGCGCGATCACCGCTGGCATATCGGCAGACGGTGGGAGCGACAAGCCGTGCCCCTCCAGATTGACCAGGTTTTTTTCCGAAGCAACAGCAGCCGGTTTGCTCTCCGATTGTTTGCGAGAAACCGACCCATAATTGACACTGTAGAAGAGCACTCCAAAGAGCCCGAGAACGACAAGAGCGACGGCATAGAGCGGCCATTTTTTCATCCTTGTCGTGGTCACTTTTGGAGGTTTCAAACTGTTTGGCGAACCATCATTCATTGTCTCCTCCTCCAGTTTTCAGACAGGAAAAGCCGGCTACGGGTTTGCCGTCGGCTCCATAGGTACGTGCCAGAGTGGCGAAACGAGACTGGTCAGTAATATTGAGTTGCAGATACCAGGCTGCAGGGTTCGCTCCTTGCAGCGAATCGAGCACATAACTGATGACAACGTCGCCATGTGAAGAGAGGATGAATCCCTGCTTGCGCAACGTGTTTTCAAAGCCCTGGCTAAACACATCGGCTTGTTCAGGGACGAGTAGCTTGAGCGAGGTGCGGCCAGGCGGATACAGTGCCACCAGTTGCTTGGTGGCATCCTGCGCAATCGATACTGTGCCATCCGTGGGCAGTTGCCCGACAAAGGAAGTGCCAAGACCAGGACGTCCGGCACAACCAGATAGTACCGCTGAGCAAAGAAGCAAGATCAACACGGCAAGTTTGGTGTTCATTTGCCCCTCCTGATCTCAACGCTTTCCTGATCTCCTCCTACCCCGGCGACCAGGGCAATGGTGCTGAAGAGACCGTCAACGATCATGGTTTCATCCTGGACACGATAGTTCACCAGCACATCGGTCCCTCCCTTACGCATCAGGAGGGCAGGCATTTCCCCTGACCTGGTCGACCGGGGCAATTTGATGTAGGTCTTCAGTCCGTCGTCGTATACCCGCTCAGGTTTCCAGGGTACCTTGCCTTCCACCTCATAATTAAAATTCAACTGAGCGAGATCGACTTCCTTACCGTCATTGCCGACCGTCGATCCCCATTCCTTTTCTTTGGTTGCCTGACTCTGCTTTTGCTGCATCTCTCGACGCATGGCATCGGAGTAAGCAAAACCAACGTAGGGCGTGTACCCCTTCAGCTGAGAAATCAGCCGCAAATGGTAAACTCGCCGGTCCGTGGTAATCACGGCACTGGTCTCTAAACCGGCATCTGCAGGTTTGATAAAAAGGTGCGTTGCATTACCGGCGGTTCCCGATTCAACAAGCCAACGGGCTGAATCTCCCAGAACGATCTCGTTCACTGATTCGCCACGTTCCAACTCGACATCACAGACCTGAAACGGTGAGGCGATGATCGTCGGTACTGAGGCACCATGCACGTACATGAGCTTGCCTCCGGTCGTCATGTAGGGCTGGACATCGTTATTGGTCGACCATCGGGAAGAGATGTGGAGGGCTTTGCGCTCCTTGGCACTCAACGGCACCATGACCTGGCTGAGGTAATCGGTTTGAGCGGCGAGCGTGCTACCACCTGCGATCGCTCCCAACACCGTCAGGAAGCACAGACTGGATACAAGTTTCTTCATTGATCACCTTCCCTCGTTGCTGATAATTCGTGAGGCGGCAAGCGCCGTGATATAGACACCACCGGGATTCGCCATCACCTCTGTTTCCGTTTGCGGTGGCCGCAGTTGAATGGTCGCCGTGGCCTCGTAGCTATGTTGTTCGAGAAGTGCCCCTGCATGATTGCGCAGCGTTTCGAGCCACTCGACCCGATACGAGCTGTCACTCACCGGCAGTGGCAACCCTTTGATCTCTATATGAACCAGCCTTCCGGCTTTAGCGATCTCGTACGGACTGTTTTCCTCGAACCACTGTTTCAAAACCCCGGTAGCACTCCCTGAGATGACCTGGGACAAACGCCTGATCATCTGTTTTTGCAATTCGGTGTCAGCGGTCACGGTCCGCCAGTTGACGATCGCATCTGCAATCTCCGATTGGATCATGTTTCTTGGCGTGGAAAATGACTGTTCAAGCCGGGCCACATTGCTCACCTTGCCCAGTTTGTCCATCTCCACGACATAGGGAATGACCTTGACCTGCCTGGCCTGCATCACATTGCCGCCCAGAGATACGGCCAACAGACTCAGACTGATGAATGCCACCCATCGCCACTGTGCTGCCCGGCTGATGTAGGATCCATAACGTTCAAGCCATTCCTCGCGTGCATTGAGATATGGATTTCCATGGACAGACCGGTCCTGTGATGGATCTGATTTTTGACAAAACGCCATCGGCTTCTCCCTAATTTTTGGGACAACCTACTGAATTTTCAGCAGGTTATTTTAATTATGCTATTAATTACCGGAAGGTTCTTCGGTAGGCTCCGAGTCGGAGGGAGGGGGTGGTTTTGATGTTGTTGCAATACTGGATGACAGATCCTCCTGCAGTTTGGATGCATCTCGTCCATCTTTAAGGTGGGAATTCATTCGTTGCCCAATTGAGCCCCAGGCGTTGCGCTCACGTCTCGCCGCGCTATTGGCATTC
Coding sequences within it:
- a CDS encoding VirB8/TrbF family protein, whose product is MAFCQKSDPSQDRSVHGNPYLNAREEWLERYGSYISRAAQWRWVAFISLSLLAVSLGGNVMQARQVKVIPYVVEMDKLGKVSNVARLEQSFSTPRNMIQSEIADAIVNWRTVTADTELQKQMIRRLSQVISGSATGVLKQWFEENSPYEIAKAGRLVHIEIKGLPLPVSDSSYRVEWLETLRNHAGALLEQHSYEATATIQLRPPQTETEVMANPGGVYITALAASRIISNEGR
- a CDS encoding lytic transglycosylase domain-containing protein; the protein is MKLKVLVLLLLGAVIAKPAHAEQVLSMDSMFEEAAQFWGVPVAWTEAIANVESGSNPWSLNIEGKGYRLASKEKAVAMAKHAEAEGHSFDSGIMQVNNFWLKKYGIPLEAAFDPLANIYLGSWILKQEIDRHGQTWEAVGAYHSPNESKGRRYAERVKGALVKGRTPKATVSGDLSSFTDRKTKGISVPVVDKKGESLAPLIVSERNSKLLNRSRQEARADPFVKRFPKKI
- the traF gene encoding conjugative transfer signal peptidase TraF yields the protein MKSICAISLCVSIFGFVCWQLGFRVNLTPSLPIGLYRLTGGPLHRGQIVAFCLDDPEFVQLARERGYLTAGSCPSGLKPLLKVINGLPGDSVQQRGDMIMVNNHVLAHTKILGRDNQGRAIPSSHLLPGVIPAGKAFLLSQHHDGSFDSRYFGLVPIVSLRPVEPVITF
- a CDS encoding zincin-like metallopeptidase domain-containing protein; its protein translation is MKKSERKSVAETFTESIIEELQKGTAPWQKPWKAGEFHRPMNPISETTYRGVNTIMLARHGFADPRWLTFKQANEQEWRVKKGSKAQQVVFWQWTDRQTILDESGHPVMDENGEEKKETVQLERPRLHVFSVFHASQLQTLDGQDIPPYEEPELTWDPLQKGEEILTGSGATISHDQADRAFYRMSTDDIHLPPKENFPEAGDYYSTALHELGHWTGHQSRMDREFGPFGSEVYAKEELRAEIASWMLSQELGLPHQPNQHVSYVENWVSVLKKDPQEIMRACRDAEKIKEYLMNLEHEMDVQQTEKEAGVFIISGSSPEVYQEYESAQEAGSAYRVMCATHRQGPLHCEYQDDKNIYVLASQDHDFADQTKFILKFDGLEYPPPKEMKESFMGGYDRSDKLLAQDTAAQEASLVAESKTYLNVPYKEKNKAKKAGAKWDSEVKRWFASQGTDLVPLSAWLPERETVNSIPNMPPTQEFSQMLREAGLIVEEPILDGSIHRVPVESGKPGAKDGAYCGYEDGRPNGWGQNYKTGEHVKWVATGHRLTEPEKEALQAEAQVRKAEREQQIQEQRAKAKKKAYAKWMNAEPAKEHIYLSDKRVEGYGLKQDNRGNLLIPGFDLRTGHIQTLQWIEPNGAKRFESGCPQHGAALVIPSSEHLDNGEILLAEGYATAASIHMATGQTVVAAFTAHNLQPVAEILREQFPDAEITICADNDHHLVEQINGTTIGNVGLKKAKEAAAAIGATVAVPKFNSEEILRRYTDFNDLHKSRGLDAVAKQVNAQVVEVER
- a CDS encoding type IV secretory system conjugative DNA transfer family protein, giving the protein MAEQQYGHINRRTKSGLWRWLIVLLILLWGLAVLMWTLHRIGNLYGYHPLLGETFVTFGRLWYRPWTVLAWPKAIFSSAEVQPLADQSMLLFMGPLLLSAMLYLAINQAPKGRKDLHGTARWATGKEIRAMGYLSGQGVYIGGWFDCASKTQFYLRHNGPEHLLCFAPTRSGKGVGLILPTLLAWQQSSVVFDIKGENHALTSGYLKSQGNRVLRFEPADPTGATACFNPLEEIRLEGDRAIADVQQVANMVLDPDGKGLPDYWDKAACGFFGGVLLHCLIITRLQGNRQASLYDVSLMLEDPNREGGPKDLFEEIIATDHAAMLAQMFPNLDEEQGRAAHTFCASAASGMLAKADKEMAGVVSTATANLALYRDPVVARNISRCDFRILDLMNHQAAVNLYLVVAPADIDRLRPLLRIFMTQLLGRLTEKMTFADGASQAAYHHRLLLMLDEFTALGKLPIFERAIAFMAGYGIKGYFIVQDTKQLNNTYGADNALMANCHVRIAYAPNLPETAEYLSKLTGTTTVVTKKVSISRGKGGRSRSISINETSRPLLTPDECLRLPGAEKDASGKVTAPGDMLIFTAGQSPIYGQQILYFLDPVFSSRARILPPVRSDNLYEGAVQEQPEKPTRPVITEADYEKYLCD
- the trbG gene encoding P-type conjugative transfer protein TrbG; translated protein: MKKLVSSLCFLTVLGAIAGGSTLAAQTDYLSQVMVPLSAKERKALHISSRWSTNNDVQPYMTTGGKLMYVHGASVPTIIASPFQVCDVELERGESVNEIVLGDSARWLVESGTAGNATHLFIKPADAGLETSAVITTDRRVYHLRLISQLKGYTPYVGFAYSDAMRREMQQKQSQATKEKEWGSTVGNDGKEVDLAQLNFNYEVEGKVPWKPERVYDDGLKTYIKLPRSTRSGEMPALLMRKGGTDVLVNYRVQDETMIVDGLFSTIALVAGVGGDQESVEIRRGK
- a CDS encoding TrbI/VirB10 family protein; amino-acid sequence: MKKWPLYAVALVVLGLFGVLFYSVNYGSVSRKQSESKPAAVASEKNLVNLEGHGLSLPPSADMPAVIAPPEAEATKRKEPLVVVRTDPNKENEDALKLERERKRAKEQAVQEALKSPLIAKRIENAREEQETTTTPAQRGISQTAMVQQAGLFPEQSPVQDFNTADRDKEQFFSRAGQDEWRSPYTREPGNPFEIKTGTVIPGIMISGINSDLPGSLIAQVSQNVYDTATGHYLLIPQGSKLYGVYDSRVVYGQSRVLVAWNRLNFPDGSAVTLGAMPGTDISGYAGYEDQVNNHYLRIFGSSLLMSLITGGTSYAMDNVSNSSDNSDGTSVQDAMAAALAAQMGQATLSLLQKNLNIKPTLEIRPGYQFNVIVTKDVVFQEPYTRLNNG